One genomic segment of Paenibacillus sp. FSL H8-0332 includes these proteins:
- the hemW gene encoding radical SAM family heme chaperone HemW has translation MNKPVYPFREIGIGHYPMGNTPVSPEDSKQLPSLMNLNQAAASSKLVYVHIPFCDSICPFCPYPKAFNEQGARKDYLAALFRELEMYGMTPQIRNCSVEALYIGGGTPSVLDEEEITALFEQLQATLPMHNIEEITFEGNPASFTAAKLKLLQALGVNRISLGVQTFNDELGRRLGLLQTGEDSLRSIQDSREAGIANVSLDLMYNLPGQTMEEWLEDLAKVVELEIGHVTLFPLKIIPGFGLAKRIASGELPACGGLELEQQMYVEACRYLESQGYSVESTYDFVRPGGHHVYSRKHFDDYLDLLSVGLGAFGDVGGYAYQNVKLLPEYVKKITSGDLPIALGYEVKAEDLPNQFLAMGLRRTAIDRQQFRRKFGVFPEEHFPELFDKFVKEGLVEIREDTIALTRFHGLFWGNNVCKEFCEDQIKMAFPK, from the coding sequence ATGAACAAGCCTGTGTACCCGTTCCGGGAGATCGGGATAGGGCATTATCCCATGGGGAACACTCCGGTGTCGCCAGAGGACAGCAAACAGCTGCCGTCTCTCATGAACTTGAATCAAGCCGCGGCAAGCTCCAAGCTGGTCTATGTACATATTCCCTTCTGCGACTCCATCTGCCCGTTCTGCCCGTACCCCAAGGCGTTCAATGAGCAGGGAGCCCGTAAGGATTATCTGGCTGCGCTGTTCCGCGAGCTGGAGATGTACGGGATGACGCCGCAGATCCGCAATTGCTCAGTGGAGGCGCTCTATATCGGCGGCGGGACGCCCAGCGTGCTGGACGAGGAAGAGATCACCGCACTCTTCGAGCAGCTACAAGCTACACTGCCTATGCATAATATCGAAGAAATCACATTCGAGGGAAATCCCGCCTCGTTCACCGCTGCCAAGCTGAAGCTGCTTCAGGCGCTTGGGGTGAACCGGATCAGTCTCGGGGTGCAGACGTTCAACGATGAGCTGGGCAGACGCCTCGGGCTGCTTCAGACCGGTGAGGATTCACTGCGGAGTATTCAGGATTCCAGAGAGGCGGGTATCGCGAACGTCAGCCTGGACCTGATGTACAATCTGCCGGGTCAGACAATGGAGGAATGGCTGGAGGATCTGGCGAAGGTAGTGGAGCTGGAGATCGGCCATGTCACACTATTTCCGCTGAAGATCATTCCCGGCTTCGGTCTGGCGAAGCGCATTGCCAGCGGTGAGCTTCCGGCCTGCGGCGGACTTGAGCTGGAGCAGCAGATGTATGTAGAGGCTTGCCGTTATCTGGAGTCTCAGGGCTATTCGGTGGAATCCACGTATGATTTCGTCCGGCCGGGAGGCCATCATGTGTATAGCCGCAAGCATTTCGACGATTACCTGGACCTGCTCTCTGTGGGGCTGGGTGCGTTCGGTGATGTGGGCGGCTATGCCTACCAGAATGTTAAATTACTCCCTGAATATGTGAAAAAGATTACATCCGGCGACCTCCCCATTGCTTTAGGCTACGAAGTGAAGGCAGAGGATCTGCCCAACCAGTTCCTGGCGATGGGCTTGCGCCGTACAGCGATTGACCGCCAGCAGTTCCGCCGCAAATTCGGCGTTTTCCCGGAGGAGCATTTCCCGGAGCTGTTCGACAAGTTCGTGAAGGAAGGGCTGGTGGAGATCCGCGAGGACACGATTGCGCTCACGCGTTTCCACGGGTTGTTCTGGGGCAACAATGTATGTAAGGAGTTCTGCGAGGATCAGATCAAGATGGCTTTTCCAAAATGA
- a CDS encoding radical SAM protein gives MGRVLLISANTEKRPPVFPLGLSYIHASLVASGWEAGMLDMTQLDYTREAVTNYLNAYAPDYIGLSIRNLDNCCMQYPRSFVDQVCLMVDWVREWNSRASIILGGAGFSLLPRQWLQETGADYGIVGDGCDSIVELLGQLEAGQVPSAVSGLMFRTRAGEWNYWSPYAPEQLDQEYFPSRSGFLHSYDVERRVRHNVLTKRGCALSCTYCAYPSLEGRAVRLRSPKRIADEIEQMVVQYDIGSFDFVDSVFNYPLEHAEEICRELIGRTLPLSWGCFLNPRFFTAEFAGLLKQAGCTEVEFGIDSGSDICLRSFKKNFRQAEIRTVVQLCRDQELDFSFCLLIGGPEETPETLHETLDLMEELAVQRIFGLFGIRILPSTDMYSYVGSPEPDELLHPKFFMSPQLSLEQANSICAPYRERNPDWMFI, from the coding sequence ATGGGCAGAGTGCTGCTGATCTCGGCGAATACGGAGAAGCGGCCGCCTGTATTCCCGCTGGGTCTTAGCTATATTCACGCCAGTCTTGTCGCTTCCGGCTGGGAGGCAGGCATGCTGGACATGACCCAGCTGGATTATACCCGGGAGGCCGTTACGAATTACCTTAACGCTTATGCGCCCGATTACATCGGCTTGTCGATCCGTAACCTGGATAATTGCTGCATGCAGTATCCCCGGAGCTTCGTGGATCAGGTCTGCTTGATGGTGGATTGGGTCCGGGAATGGAATAGCAGGGCCAGTATCATTCTGGGAGGGGCGGGCTTCTCGCTCCTGCCCAGGCAGTGGCTGCAGGAGACGGGAGCCGATTACGGCATTGTCGGTGACGGCTGTGACAGTATCGTGGAGCTGCTGGGCCAGCTGGAAGCGGGGCAGGTGCCGTCCGCAGTAAGCGGGCTCATGTTCAGGACAAGGGCCGGGGAATGGAATTACTGGTCACCGTATGCGCCTGAGCAGCTGGATCAGGAGTATTTCCCCAGCCGCAGCGGATTTCTGCACAGCTATGATGTGGAGCGGAGAGTCCGCCATAATGTATTGACTAAAAGGGGCTGTGCGCTAAGCTGCACCTATTGTGCTTACCCGTCACTGGAGGGCCGGGCCGTCCGCCTGCGGTCGCCTAAGAGGATTGCCGATGAGATTGAGCAGATGGTGGTGCAGTATGATATCGGTTCTTTTGATTTCGTGGACAGTGTGTTCAACTATCCGCTGGAGCATGCCGAAGAGATCTGCCGGGAGCTGATCGGGCGGACACTACCGTTATCCTGGGGCTGCTTCCTGAATCCGAGGTTCTTCACCGCCGAGTTTGCCGGTCTGCTTAAGCAGGCGGGGTGTACGGAGGTGGAGTTCGGCATTGATTCAGGCAGCGATATCTGCCTCAGGTCGTTCAAGAAAAACTTCCGGCAGGCCGAGATCCGGACAGTGGTCCAGCTCTGCCGCGATCAGGAGCTGGACTTCAGCTTCTGCCTGCTGATCGGGGGGCCGGAGGAGACGCCGGAGACCCTGCACGAGACGCTGGATCTGATGGAGGAGCTTGCGGTGCAGCGCATCTTCGGCTTGTTCGGCATCCGTATTCTGCCGTCCACCGATATGTACAGTTATGTAGGTTCGCCGGAGCCGGATGAGTTGCTTCATCCGAAGTTCTTCATGTCCCCGCAGCTGAGTCTAGAGCAGGCGAACAGCATCTGTGCGCCGTACCGGGAGCGTAACCCGGACTGGATGTTCATTTGA
- a CDS encoding alpha/beta hydrolase, with translation MLKTKGIPLHHTIQGTGDAVLCLHGNRDSSLVFQDLAMALAPHYQVLCADLRAHGQSEYAGPAFTLEDMVDDILRLLDEQGLKQVSIIGHSLGSTLALLLSAREPDRVKKLVLMGAAATFAVPFKRPEHGEEITPDTVQQTNAAAVPYFFTEGHEEVQQQILEGWSRLPAATHRLMIQIKHPDLRPVLQGIRQRSLIITGEADRITPLHKALELNRYLPDSRMHTVPGAGHFMFLEAGGDVAAATLTFLKGE, from the coding sequence ATGTTGAAGACTAAAGGGATACCTTTACATCACACTATTCAGGGTACCGGAGATGCTGTGCTGTGTCTGCACGGCAACAGGGACTCTTCGCTCGTCTTCCAGGATTTGGCCATGGCGCTTGCGCCTCATTATCAGGTACTGTGCGCGGACTTGCGCGCACACGGCCAGTCGGAATACGCAGGTCCGGCCTTCACCCTGGAGGATATGGTCGATGATATTCTCAGGCTGCTGGATGAGCAGGGGCTGAAGCAGGTCTCAATCATCGGGCATTCCCTGGGCAGCACGCTTGCGCTGCTGCTCTCCGCGCGTGAGCCGGACCGGGTGAAGAAGCTGGTATTAATGGGGGCCGCCGCCACCTTCGCGGTTCCGTTCAAGCGGCCGGAGCACGGGGAAGAGATCACGCCGGATACTGTGCAGCAGACGAATGCGGCGGCGGTTCCGTATTTTTTCACCGAGGGCCATGAGGAGGTTCAGCAGCAGATTCTGGAGGGCTGGTCCCGGCTGCCTGCTGCGACCCACCGTCTGATGATTCAGATTAAGCATCCCGATCTCCGTCCGGTCCTGCAGGGCATCCGGCAGAGATCGCTGATTATTACCGGGGAAGCGGACCGGATTACGCCGCTGCACAAGGCGCTCGAGCTGAACCGGTATTTGCCGGACTCCCGGATGCATACGGTTCCAGGCGCCGGACATTTTATGTTTCTTGAGGCGGGCGGGGATGTAGCTGCTGCCACTCTCACTTTTCTTAAGGGGGAGTGA
- a CDS encoding flavodoxin family protein, producing the protein MKKIIGLAGSMKKHHSSSEYLLSVALEAAAEQGVQTELLRLNDYNILPCDGCGNCMNGKHCHLLKDPEDQLTELYDKLKEADGFVFASPVYALSLPAVWKNWIDRCEPCSDEDLDFEYYNYDRVAGVKGKAFKGKVAGQIVVAAGPGHEWALASLMPCFTAIKLSMIASAGISLIEYDGQPGIRKRSWSKPIEEAEEAKMMARAVGMRVASSLGFSYFDLPGQSGAGQGQGSGGQEPMERSQESMEQSLERGVQAEVWSAFTVQDVRDEEVTLGELASIRPRIFVIGDQQASLRCGPLLERLEQQFGGNADCALIARVGQLPHFITHEFVKEKTSQTVPGFALYYDWEDKLASHGTLAPGQPAILIGRSPGEWRLFAVDEADGREIDRVVDYLEEAVV; encoded by the coding sequence ATGAAGAAGATCATCGGGCTTGCCGGGTCCATGAAGAAGCATCACAGCTCCAGCGAATATCTGCTCTCCGTTGCGCTTGAAGCCGCAGCGGAGCAGGGGGTACAGACGGAGCTGCTGCGGCTGAATGATTACAACATTCTGCCCTGTGACGGATGCGGCAACTGCATGAACGGCAAGCACTGCCACCTGCTGAAGGACCCGGAGGACCAGTTGACGGAGCTGTACGACAAGCTGAAGGAGGCGGACGGGTTCGTCTTCGCCTCTCCGGTCTATGCGCTCTCGCTCCCGGCCGTCTGGAAGAACTGGATCGACCGCTGTGAGCCGTGCAGTGACGAGGATCTGGACTTCGAGTACTACAATTATGACCGGGTGGCCGGAGTGAAGGGCAAAGCGTTCAAGGGCAAGGTCGCCGGACAGATTGTTGTTGCAGCGGGACCGGGGCATGAATGGGCGCTGGCCTCGCTGATGCCTTGCTTCACGGCAATCAAGCTGTCGATGATTGCCAGCGCGGGCATCAGCCTGATTGAATATGATGGCCAGCCGGGCATCCGCAAGCGCTCCTGGAGCAAGCCGATTGAAGAAGCGGAAGAGGCGAAGATGATGGCCCGGGCGGTCGGGATGCGGGTGGCCTCCTCCTTGGGCTTCTCTTACTTCGACCTTCCCGGGCAGTCGGGGGCAGGGCAAGGGCAGGGAAGCGGGGGGCAGGAACCTATGGAGCGGAGCCAGGAATCTATGGAGCAGAGTCTGGAACGCGGGGTGCAGGCTGAAGTCTGGTCTGCCTTCACTGTGCAGGATGTACGGGATGAGGAGGTTACGCTCGGTGAACTAGCTTCGATTCGGCCGCGCATCTTCGTTATCGGCGATCAGCAGGCCAGCCTCCGCTGCGGGCCGCTGCTGGAGCGGCTGGAGCAGCAGTTCGGCGGGAACGCAGACTGTGCGCTGATTGCAAGAGTGGGGCAGTTGCCCCACTTTATCACTCATGAATTCGTGAAGGAGAAGACAAGCCAGACCGTTCCAGGCTTCGCGCTGTACTATGACTGGGAGGATAAGCTGGCCTCGCATGGCACCCTGGCGCCCGGACAGCCGGCCATTCTCATAGGCCGAAGCCCCGGGGAATGGCGGTTGTTTGCAGTGGATGAAGCAGACGGCCGGGAGATAGACCGGGTCGTGGACTATCTGGAGGAAGCTGTCGTATGA
- a CDS encoding radical SAM protein, which yields MRILVVSTNTLLKPLPVLPVGAGMVYSALTAAGFRTRFLDLAFVAEPLEALREELRVTGADLICLSVRNIDNQVIQQPESYLSFLQQVMQVCRTCSSAKVLLGGAAMLVMPGELVKELGADYGIKGSGGEAEAVRLAREIERGQAPETGTVRNADPAYHPVYSRIPPKPLFAPQYFIPNPRIKKASMGYQASRGCSRHCIYCSEGYMNSGACRIPAEQFSEDMKILENDYQVHNITFVDGVFNHEVEETVEFCRLISRTSPSLEWSCALTPAHITEELIRSLKETGCRFVDIGADSGSRQMLRRMGKQFTPEQLVELGRLLEHYQLPYSVSLLFGGPGENVETVQETVEMVNQLNPVYILASQGIRVYPHTALYNIALQEQVIQAEDNLLFPAYYQSKDYSADLLTDALSVSRHIYKDMLMNSIGGRT from the coding sequence ATGAGAATACTGGTGGTGTCTACGAATACACTGCTGAAGCCGCTGCCGGTCCTTCCCGTCGGAGCGGGAATGGTCTACTCGGCTCTGACCGCTGCCGGATTCAGGACACGCTTTCTGGATCTGGCCTTTGTGGCTGAGCCGCTGGAGGCACTCCGCGAGGAGCTGCGGGTCACTGGAGCGGATCTGATCTGCCTCTCGGTGCGCAATATCGATAATCAGGTGATCCAGCAGCCGGAGAGCTATCTCTCTTTCTTACAGCAAGTCATGCAGGTATGCCGTACTTGCAGTTCAGCCAAGGTACTGCTTGGCGGGGCTGCAATGCTGGTGATGCCGGGCGAGCTGGTGAAGGAGCTGGGGGCGGATTACGGCATCAAGGGGAGCGGGGGCGAAGCGGAAGCGGTGCGGCTGGCCCGTGAGATTGAGCGGGGGCAGGCCCCGGAGACAGGTACGGTACGTAATGCAGATCCCGCCTATCATCCGGTGTACAGCCGTATTCCGCCTAAGCCGCTGTTCGCTCCGCAGTATTTTATCCCAAACCCCCGCATCAAAAAAGCCTCGATGGGCTATCAGGCCTCCAGAGGCTGCAGCCGGCACTGCATCTATTGCTCGGAGGGCTACATGAATTCCGGCGCCTGCCGGATTCCTGCGGAGCAGTTCAGCGAAGATATGAAGATCCTGGAGAATGACTATCAGGTGCATAATATTACTTTTGTAGACGGGGTGTTCAATCATGAGGTGGAGGAGACGGTGGAGTTCTGCAGGCTGATCAGCCGCACAAGCCCCTCGCTGGAATGGAGCTGCGCCCTGACTCCGGCCCATATTACTGAGGAGCTGATCCGCTCGCTGAAGGAGACCGGCTGCCGCTTCGTAGACATCGGGGCCGACTCGGGTTCGCGGCAGATGCTTCGGCGGATGGGCAAGCAATTCACCCCGGAGCAGCTTGTTGAGCTGGGACGCCTGCTGGAGCACTATCAGCTTCCCTATTCGGTATCGCTGCTGTTCGGCGGTCCGGGAGAGAATGTGGAGACGGTGCAGGAGACGGTAGAGATGGTCAATCAGCTGAACCCTGTGTATATTCTGGCCAGCCAAGGCATCCGTGTCTACCCTCACACCGCACTCTACAATATCGCTCTACAGGAGCAGGTGATCCAGGCTGAGGATAACTTGCTTTTTCCGGCCTATTACCAGTCCAAGGACTACAGCGCTGACCTGCTCACCGATGCCCTGTCCGTATCACGCCACATCTATAAGGATATGCTTATGAATTCAATTGGAGGAAGGACTTGA